A stretch of Cytophagales bacterium DNA encodes these proteins:
- a CDS encoding helix-turn-helix transcriptional regulator, whose translation MVQPLEIPLGQLLTFGYGCCLCFAGLLVLIRQFRQGLWLAVGLLALGLVTIESDLLLREVATLVIWPAFYLYTRQSLQIVRWYPLLALHFLVPIIWGAAHWLEIVSLERWLAAVAFLQLIPYILLSLVELYRQFRSRIFQQAVQPAYASWAFFGLLMIFALRLLLPLIPVDYQVLMSVFYGGTGMYLLGLFSFSIHGPFRRESWTLHLEKEGASNFEEELQRRLNVLLQQEKVFVIPDLTLQELSNKMHIKSAALSGFFSTSLGRNFNEVINEHRVEEVKRLMRDPNTDPKATLMELAYKAGFNSKATFNRIFKEMTGMTPKAFKTQLTE comes from the coding sequence ATGGTTCAGCCACTGGAAATACCCTTGGGTCAATTGTTGACATTCGGTTACGGATGTTGTCTTTGCTTTGCTGGGCTGCTTGTTCTGATCCGGCAATTCCGACAAGGCTTATGGCTTGCTGTTGGTTTGTTAGCTTTGGGGCTGGTTACCATTGAGTCCGATTTGCTTTTAAGAGAAGTAGCTACATTGGTCATTTGGCCTGCTTTTTACTTGTATACGCGTCAAAGCCTTCAAATAGTACGTTGGTATCCACTCTTAGCTTTGCATTTTTTGGTTCCGATCATATGGGGAGCCGCACATTGGTTGGAGATTGTATCATTAGAACGATGGTTGGCTGCGGTGGCATTTCTACAATTGATACCCTATATCCTGTTGTCATTAGTTGAGCTCTATCGGCAATTCCGTTCCCGGATCTTTCAACAAGCCGTTCAACCTGCCTACGCTTCGTGGGCTTTCTTTGGGCTGCTAATGATTTTTGCCTTGAGACTGTTATTGCCCTTGATTCCGGTTGATTATCAGGTGTTGATGTCAGTTTTTTATGGAGGGACAGGGATGTATCTACTGGGCTTGTTCAGCTTTTCGATCCACGGGCCGTTCAGAAGAGAAAGTTGGACCCTGCATTTGGAGAAAGAAGGCGCCTCAAATTTTGAGGAAGAGCTGCAGCGGAGGCTAAACGTATTACTCCAACAAGAAAAGGTTTTCGTGATTCCAGACCTTACTTTACAGGAATTATCCAATAAAATGCACATTAAGTCTGCCGCACTTTCAGGCTTTTTTAGCACTTCTCTCGGTAGGAATTTCAATGAGGTGATCAATGAACATCGAGTAGAAGAGGTCAAGCGATTGATGCGAGATCCGAATACTGATCCGAAGGCCACATTGATGGAATTGGCTTATAAGGCCGGTTTCAATTCCAAAGCCACTTTTAATCGCATCTTCAAAGAAATGACTGGGATGACCCCCAAGGCTTTTAAGACGCAATTAACAGAATAA
- a CDS encoding FdhF/YdeP family oxidoreductase translates to MRNISATGQIKKETPKVKEPAEAAAGIGGITAAIHHLNKELGLPSALSTLSKMNQQGGFDCPGCAWPDPDDRSKLGEYCENGAKAIAEEATEHRVDEAFFAQHTVEEISQWDDYTIGKSGRITRPFVLKPNSIHYEPITWQSAFDLIGDQLHGLDHPDEAIFYTSGRSSNEAAFLYGLLARQLGTNNMPDCSNMCHESSGVALKATLGIGKGSVTLDDFPQAEVIIIMGQNPGTNHPRMLSALEKCKQNGGKIISINPLEEAGLVRFKNPQKMNGLIGNGTPLTDLHLPVKINEDVNLLHLLMKGLLDQETQQGDVLDQEFIKKKTTGFETFKTDLGKYDAEQLLGRTGLTQPQLDQAIDLLAKPKKIIVCWAMGLTQHENAVDNIKACVNLLLMKGSIGKAGAGTCPVRGHSNVQGDRTVGIMSKVSPALNEALQKEFQFQAPNNEGLDTVAAIQAMHKGKARVFISLGGNFGSAASDTYFTAQALQNCDLTVSISTKLNRTHLMAGKTSLILPTLGRSEKDQHETQPRFVTVENSMGRVHRSAGVREPASDQLMSEPEIVAGIGQAVFGDEGPVNWTELGHDYDLIREKIENVIAGFDDYQLKSAGKGFDLPNNARIADFTALPEGKAQFSVCEPSSISLQQDEFVLMTIRSHDQFNTTIYGMDDRYRGIYNARRIVMINPEDMQEKGLQQGELIDLTSHYEHVERRAESFMVFPYKIPRQNLAAYFPETNVLVPIDQFARGSRTPISKSIVVRIEKRNTP, encoded by the coding sequence ATGCGGAACATATCGGCTACCGGACAGATCAAAAAGGAAACACCGAAGGTCAAAGAACCTGCAGAGGCAGCAGCCGGCATAGGTGGGATCACAGCGGCAATACATCATCTTAACAAGGAATTAGGACTGCCTTCTGCCCTATCGACGCTTTCAAAAATGAACCAGCAGGGAGGCTTTGATTGTCCCGGATGTGCCTGGCCCGACCCGGACGATCGCTCTAAGCTGGGCGAATACTGTGAAAATGGCGCAAAAGCCATCGCGGAAGAAGCCACAGAGCACCGGGTGGATGAAGCTTTTTTTGCCCAACATACTGTAGAAGAAATATCACAATGGGATGACTATACCATTGGAAAAAGTGGTCGGATTACCCGGCCATTTGTCTTAAAGCCGAACTCGATTCATTATGAACCCATTACGTGGCAATCGGCATTTGATCTGATCGGTGATCAGCTTCATGGCCTTGACCATCCTGATGAAGCCATTTTCTACACTTCCGGACGGTCTAGTAATGAAGCGGCATTCTTGTATGGCCTGCTCGCCCGGCAATTGGGTACCAACAACATGCCTGATTGCAGCAACATGTGTCATGAGTCGAGTGGTGTTGCACTCAAAGCCACACTGGGCATCGGTAAAGGATCAGTGACCTTGGATGACTTTCCGCAAGCAGAAGTGATCATCATCATGGGTCAAAATCCAGGCACCAATCACCCTCGAATGTTGAGCGCTTTAGAAAAGTGCAAACAAAATGGCGGAAAGATCATCTCAATCAATCCGCTGGAGGAAGCCGGGCTGGTCCGCTTCAAGAATCCACAAAAAATGAACGGTCTTATCGGCAATGGAACGCCATTGACAGATCTGCACCTCCCGGTGAAAATCAATGAGGACGTCAATCTGCTTCACCTGCTGATGAAGGGGCTTTTGGATCAGGAAACGCAGCAAGGTGATGTTTTAGACCAGGAGTTTATTAAGAAGAAAACCACTGGTTTTGAGACTTTTAAAACAGACCTGGGAAAATATGATGCGGAGCAATTACTGGGACGAACTGGCTTGACTCAACCGCAATTGGATCAAGCTATTGACCTACTGGCCAAGCCTAAAAAAATCATCGTTTGCTGGGCCATGGGGTTGACGCAACACGAAAATGCGGTGGACAACATCAAAGCTTGTGTGAACCTGCTCCTCATGAAAGGAAGTATCGGAAAGGCGGGAGCTGGTACGTGCCCGGTGCGTGGGCACAGCAATGTGCAAGGTGATCGCACGGTTGGAATCATGAGTAAAGTCTCTCCTGCTTTGAATGAAGCACTGCAAAAGGAATTTCAATTCCAGGCGCCAAACAACGAAGGTTTGGATACTGTAGCTGCGATTCAAGCCATGCACAAAGGAAAAGCCAGGGTCTTCATCAGTCTGGGGGGTAATTTCGGTTCTGCTGCTTCAGACACATATTTCACAGCTCAAGCTTTACAAAACTGCGACCTGACCGTCAGCATCAGTACGAAACTCAATCGAACACATCTGATGGCTGGAAAAACGAGTTTGATCTTGCCAACCCTGGGACGTTCTGAGAAAGATCAACATGAAACCCAACCTCGGTTCGTCACGGTGGAAAACAGCATGGGCAGGGTGCATCGATCCGCAGGTGTCCGTGAACCAGCCAGTGATCAGCTGATGAGTGAGCCTGAAATCGTTGCAGGCATCGGGCAGGCAGTATTCGGAGACGAAGGCCCCGTGAATTGGACTGAATTAGGACATGACTATGACCTTATCCGCGAAAAGATCGAGAATGTAATTGCTGGATTTGATGACTACCAGTTAAAATCCGCAGGCAAAGGGTTTGACTTACCGAACAATGCACGGATTGCCGATTTCACAGCCTTACCGGAAGGAAAAGCGCAATTTTCAGTTTGTGAGCCATCCAGTATTTCCTTGCAGCAAGATGAATTTGTGCTGATGACCATCCGTTCGCACGACCAGTTCAACACGACCATTTATGGCATGGATGATCGCTACCGGGGCATTTACAACGCCCGGCGAATTGTGATGATAAACCCTGAGGACATGCAGGAAAAAGGATTACAACAAGGGGAACTGATTGACCTAACGAGTCACTATGAGCATGTGGAACGAAGAGCAGAATCCTTCATGGTTTTTCCTTACAAAATCCCACGTCAGAACCTGGCGGCATACTTTCCCGAAACCAATGTCCTGGTCCCTATTGATCAGTTTGCACGAGGTAGTCGTACACCGATCAGCAAGTCGATTGTGGTGAGGATCGAAAAACGAAATACCCCATGA
- a CDS encoding cyclic-phosphate processing receiver domain-containing protein: MKKLFLDDLRSVDMVYDPSMEREFDIVRTYHDFVQYIKANGLPDFISFDNDLGLDENGEVAPDGYAAAKWLVYESELDLRNLEFKVHSANPVAAEQIKGLLTNYINHLNSKA; this comes from the coding sequence ATGAAAAAACTATTCTTAGATGATTTAAGAAGCGTTGATATGGTCTATGACCCATCCATGGAACGCGAATTCGATATTGTTAGAACTTACCATGATTTCGTTCAATACATCAAAGCGAATGGTCTTCCTGATTTCATCAGTTTTGACAATGATCTAGGGTTAGATGAAAATGGAGAAGTGGCTCCGGACGGATATGCTGCCGCGAAATGGTTGGTCTATGAATCGGAATTGGATTTGCGAAACCTTGAATTTAAAGTACACTCCGCCAATCCTGTAGCGGCGGAACAGATCAAAGGACTGCTGACTAATTACATCAATCACTTAAATAGCAAGGCTTAA